A DNA window from Hordeum vulgare subsp. vulgare chromosome 1H, MorexV3_pseudomolecules_assembly, whole genome shotgun sequence contains the following coding sequences:
- the LOC123405379 gene encoding uncharacterized protein LOC123405379 codes for MAGGCKAAIGCVDARVPVRASYVSLYKWPESDAEFVRSVAMARRGHHHHHPDRDSPGIVSRRGAAGVDVGGDSPRVVDSYSCRQMYLRSYTFSTRKETVPERTMACLGRVRDRAAVFPSFLPHRGGGSDAGSSSFGSSSGGGGGQCSGRDQDGRRGTAGGGSGGRRKRRRKKKGCAVVRRLQEASCGAVRAIFRRLLACTTTVDVEVAEPPPGR; via the coding sequence ATGGCGGGCGGGTGCAAGGCGGCGATCGGGTGCGTGGACGCGCGGGTGCCGGTGCGTGCCAGCTACGTCAGCCTCTACAAGTGGCCCGAGTCCGACGCCGAGTTCGTCCGCTCCGTCGCCATGGCGCGCCgaggccaccaccaccaccacccggaCAGGGACAGCCCCGGCATTGTGTCGCGCCGCGGGGCTGCTGGCGTCGACGTCGGCGGAGACAGCCCGCGGGTGGTGGACAGCTACTCGTGCCGCCAGATGTACCTCCGCAGCTACACCTTCTCCACGAGGAAGGAGACCGTGCCCGAGCGCACCATGGCGTGCCTCGGCCGCGTCCGGGACCGCGCCGCCGTCTTCCCCAGCTTCCTCCCGCACCGCGGCGGCGGGTCCGACGCCGGAAGCTCCTCCTTCGGCAGCtcgagcggcggcggtggaggccaGTGCTCCGGGAGGGACCAAGACGGGCGCCGCGGGACTGctggcggcggcagcggcgggaggaggaagcggaggaggaagaagaaggggtgcGCCGTGGTGAGGAGGCTGCAGGAGGCGTCGTGCGGCGCGGTGCGCGCCATCTTCCGCCGCCTGCTCGCCTGCACCACCACCGTCGACGTCGAGgtcgccgagccgccgcccggCCGGTGA